The Acinetobacter lwoffii genomic sequence TCGATCACTTGGGTAACCGTCGTGTTCGTTCTGTTGGTGAAATGACAGAAAACCAATTCCGTGTAGGTCTGGTTCGTGTAGAACGTGCTGTTAAAGAGCGTTTATCACAAGCTGAAACTGACAACCTGTCTCCACAAGATTTGATCAATGCGAAGCCTGTTGCTGCTGCAATCAAAGAATTCTTTGGTTCAAGCCAGTTGTCTCAGTTTATGGACCAAAACAACCCGTTATCTGAGATTACGCACAAACGTCGTGTTTCTGCGCTTGGTCCCGGCGGTTTGACGCGTGAACGTGCAGGCTTTGAAGTACGTGACGTACATCAAACTCACTACGGTCGTGTATGTCCAATTGAAACACCGGAAGGTCCAAACATTGGTTTGATCAACTCGCTTTCTGTTTATGCGAAATGTAATAACTTCGGTTTCCTGGAAACCCCATACCGTAAGGTTGTTGATGGTCGTGTAACAGATGAAGTTGAATACCTGTCTGCGATTGAAGAAGTAGGCACTGTCATTGCACAGGCCGATTCTGCAATGGATAAAGACGGTAACTTAACAGAAGAGTTTGTATCTGTTCGTCATCAAGGTGACTTCGTACGTATTCCTCCTGAAAAAGTAACGCATATGGATGTATCTGCTCAGCAGGTCGTATCTGTAGCAGCGTCACTGATTCCATTCCTAGAACACGATGATGCCAACCGTGCATTAATGGGTTCGAACATGCAACGTCAGGCAGTTCCGACGTTGATCGCTGACAAGCCGCTTGTTGGTACCGGTATGGAAGCGAACGTAGCACATGACTCAGGTGTATGTGTGATCGCTCAGCGTGGTGGTCGTATCGAGTTTGTTGATGCGTCTCGTGTGGTTATTCGTGTGAATGAAGACGAAATGATCGCAGGTGAAGCAGGTGTAGATATCTACAACCTGATCAAATACACCCGTTCGAACCAGAACACTTGTATCAACCAGAAAGTTCTTGTGAACCTGGGCGATAAAGTAGGTCGTGGTGATGTACTGGCTGATGGTCCATCAACAGATGGCGGTGAGCTGGCATTGGGTCAAAACATGCGCGTTGCGTTTATGACCTGGAATGGTTACAACTACGAAGACTCGATCTTACTTTCTGAACGTGTACTTCAAGAAGACCGTTTAACGTCTATTCATATCCAGGAATTGTCATGTGTTGCACGTGATACCAAACTGGGTGCGGAAGAAATCACTGCTGATATTCCGAACGTAGGTGAAGCTGCTCTGTCTAAACTGGACGAGTCAGGTATCGTTTACATCGGTGCTGAAGTAACTGCTGGCGATATCCTTGTTGGTAAAGTAACCCCTAAAGGTGAAACACAGCTTACTCCGGAAGAAAAATTGCTACGTGCAATCTTCGGTGAAAAAGCGGCTGACGTAAAAGACTCATCTTTACGTGTTCCATCAGGTACTAAAGGTACTGTGATTGACGTTCAAGTGTTTACACGTGACGGTCTTGAAAAAGACGAACGTGCTCAAGCAATTGAAAAAGCGCAATTGGATGCATACCGTAAAGACTTGAAAGAAGAATTCAAAATCTTCGAAGAAGCTGCACGTGAACGTGTAATCCGCCTACTGAATGGCCAAGAGTCGAATGGTGGCGGTACAACTAAACGTGGCGACAAACTGTCTGAAGACGTGTTGTCTGGTTTAGAGCTTGTTGATCTTCTTGAAATTCAACCAGTTGACGAAGCAATTGCTGAACGTTTAACTCAAATTCAAGTGTTCTTGAAAGAGAAGAGCTTCGAAATTGACGAGAAATTTGCTGAGAAAAAACGCAAACTTTCTACAGGCGATGAACTGACGACTGGCGTATTGAAAGTAGTTAAAGTTTATCTTGCTGTGAAACGTCGCATCCAGCCTGGTGATAAGATGGCGGGTCGTCACGGTAACAAAGGTGTTGTATCAAACATCTTGCCAGTAGAAGACATGCCACATGATGCCAACGGTGTACCTGTTGATATCGTATTGAACCCGCTGGGCGTACCATCGCGTATGAACGTGGGTCAGATTCTTGAAACTCACTTGGGTATGGCGGCGAAAGGTCTTGGCGATCAAATCGACAAGATGATGAAAGAGCAACGTACTGTACTTGAGCTTCGTGATTTCCTAGACAAGATTTACAACAAAGTTGGTGGCGAGCAAGAAGATCTTGATAGCTTGACTGATGAAGAAATCTTGAAACTTTCTGGCAACTTGCGTGCTGGTGTACCTTTGGCTACTCCTGTATTCGATGGTGCTGAAGAAGGTCAGATCAAAGAGTTGTTACAACTTGCAGGCCTGTCTAGTACTGGTCAGACCGTATTATATGATGGTCGTACTGGTGAGCGTTTCGACCGTCCGGTAACTGTTGGTTACATGTACATGCTGAAACTGAACCACTTGGTGGATGACAAGATGCATGCGCGTTCAACTGGTTCTTACTCTCTAGTTACGCAACAGCCGCTTGGTGGTAAAGCACAATTCGGTGGTCAGCGTTTCGGTGAGATGGAAGTCTGGGCACTAGAAGCTTACGGTGCAGCATATACGCTACAAGAAATGCTGACTGTGAAATCGGATGACGTTGAAGGCCGTACCCGTATCTACAAGAACATTGTAGATGGCAACCATTATATGGACCCGGGCATGCCTGAATCGTTCAACGTATTGACCAAAGAGATCCGTTCTTTAGGTATCAACATTGAACTGAAAAATGGTGACTAAGAATCTCCATTAAATCTCCCCAAACCCCTCTTTGATAAAGAGGGGCTTCCCCCTTAACAAAGGGGGATTGAGGGGGATTCTTGGGATTCCCAATTCAGTTAAAAAACAATATTTGTGACCCAGTTGTTGAGTGAAAATCTCCACAACACACGGAGAAAAAAATTGAAAGACTTGCTCGATATCATGCGCAAAAAGACGGATTCAGACGGTCATGCTCCAGTAGAGTTTGACCGCATCCGTATTGGTCTTGCGTCACCAGAAATGATTAAGTCATGGTCTCACGGTGAAGTTAAAAAGCCAGAAACCATTAACTATCGTACGTTCAAGCCTGAACGTGATGGTTTGTTCTGTGCCAAAATCTTTGGTCCAGTGAAAGATTACGAATGCTTGTGTGGTAAATACAAGCGTATGAAATACAAAGGCGTCATTTGTGAAAAATGTGGCGTTGAAGTAACAACTGCGAAAGTTCGTCGTGAACGTATGGGTCACATCGAGCTAGCATCTCCAGTTGCACACATCTGGTTCTTGAAATCATTGCCTAGCCGTATCGGTCTATTATTAGACATGACGCTACGTGATATTGAACGTGTATTGTATTTCGAATCTTATGTAGTGACCGATCCGGGTATGACTCCATTTGAGAAATACCAGCTTCTAAACGATGAAGAATACTTCAATGCATTAGAAGAACACGGTGATGAATTCACAGCGAAAATGGGTGCTGAAGCGGTTCAAGACTTGTTGAAAGACATCGATCTTGAAGCTGAAATTGCGCGTCTTCGTGAAGAAATTCCTGTTACAACTTCAGAAACCAAGCTGAAAAAAGCGTCTAAGCGTTTGAAGTTGATGGAAGCATTCAACGATTCGAACAACAAGCCAGAATGGATGGTGTTAACTGTACTTCCAGTTCTTCCACCAGATCTACGTCCGCTTGTACCACTTGAAGGTGGTCGTTTCGCGACTTCTGACCTGAACGATCTTTATCGTCGTGTGATCAACCGTAACAACCGTTTGAAGCGTCTTCTTGACCTTGCAGCGCCAGACATCATCGTACGTAACGAAAAACGTATGTTACAAGAGTCTGTAGATGCATTGCTGGATAACGGTCGTCGTGGTCGTGCAATTACCGGTTCGAACAAGCGTCCGCTTAAATCTTTGGCAGACATGATCAAAGGTAAGCAAGGTCGTTTCCGTCAAAACTTACTTGGTAAGCGTGTTGACTACTCTGGTCGTTCGGTAATTACTGTTGGTCCAAACCTGCGTTTGCATCAATGTGGTCTTCCGAAGAAAATGGCACTTGAACTGTTCAAGCCATTCATTTTCGCGAAACTACAAGCTTCTGGTCAAGCAACTACCATTAAAGCTGCGAAGAAAATGGTTGAGCGTGAAACCCCAGAAGTTTGGGACGTTCTTGCTCACGTGATTCGTCAACATCCAGTAATGTTGAACCGTGCGCCAACACTTCACCGTCTGGGTCTTCAAGCATTTGAACCGATCCTGATCGAAGGTAAAGCGATCCGTCTACACCCACTCGTATGTGCTGCGTTTAACGCCGACTTCGATGGTGACCAAATGGCGGTACACGTACCATTAACACTTGAAGCTCAGCTTGAAGCTCGTGCGTTAATGATGTCGACGAATAACATCTTGTCTCCAGCGAATGGTGAGCCAATCATCGTACCGTCTCAGGACGTTGTCTTGGGCTTGTATTACATCACGCGTGATGCAATCAATGCCAAAGGTGAAGGCATGGTGTTCGCGGATACTCACGAAGTAAACCGTGCACTGGCAACAGGTCAGGTTGATCTACACGCTCGCGTTAAAGCACGTGTACACCAGACTGTCATCGACGAAGACGGTAACCGTGAACAGCAAACCATTATTGTAGATACGACGCCTGGTCGCTGCCTGCTTTGGGAAGTTGTACCTGAAGGGATGGATTTCCAGCAAATTAACGTTGAGATGACCAAGAAAAACATCTCGAAGTTAATTAACTCTTGCTACCGTAAATTGGGTCTGAAAGATACTGTTATCTTCGCTGACCAATTGATGTACTTGGGCTTCCGTCAGGCGACGCGTTCAGGTGTATCTGTCGGTATGGAAGACATGGTTATTCCACCGCAAAAACAAGCAATTATTGGTAAAGCGGAAGCTGAAGTTCGTGAAATCGAACAACAGTTCGAACAAGGTTTCGTAACTGCCGGCGAACGTTATAACAAAGTGGTCGATATTTGGGCACGTACCAATGACCAGGTTGCTAAAGCGATGATGGACAACTTGTCTTTCACTACTGTGAAGAACAAACAGGGTGAAGACGAGAAGCAAAAATCATTCAACTCGATCTACATGATGTCTGACTCGGGTGCCCGTGGTTCGGCAGCTCAGATTCGTCAGTTGGCGGGTATGCGTGGTTTGATGGCGAAGCCGGATGGCTCGATCATTGAAACCCCAATTAAAGCGAACTTCCGTGAAGGTTTGACCGTACTTCAGTACTTCATCTCGACACACGGTGCGCGTAAAGGTTTGGCCGATACAGCACTGAAAACTGCGAACTCGGGTTACTTGACTCGTCGTTTGGTAGACGTTGCGCAGGACTTGGTTATTACCGAGCCAGATTGTGGTACTTATGACGGTCTGGTAATGACTCCGTTCATTCAAGGTGGCGATGTCATCGAAAACCTGGGTGCACGAGTATTGGGTCGTGTGGTTGCTGAAGATGTGAAACGTGTAGGTACAGACGAAGTTCTGCTTCCACGTAATACGTTAATTGACGAGAAACTGGCAACGTTTATCGAAAGCCAAGGTGTCGACGAAATTAAAGTACGTTCAGTCGTGAACTGTGCGTCTACCTTCGGTGTATGTGCGAAATGTTACGGTCGTGACCTAGCACGCGGTCACCAGGTGAACCCGGGTGAGTCTGTTGGTGTAATGGCAGCTCAATCGATTGGTGAGCCAGGTACACAGTTAACAATGCGTACCTTCCACGTCGGTGGTGCTGCGAGCCGAACTTCTGCTGCAAACAGTGTACAAGTTCGTAACCAAGGTACAGTACGTTTCCACAACGTGAAAACAGTACAACATGCCAAAGGTCATTTGGTGTCGACTTCACGTTCAGGTGAAATCGGTATTGCGGATGATTTAGGTCGTGAGCGCGAGCGCTATAAACTGCCTTACGGTGCGTCTATCTTGCTGAAAGATGGCGAAGCTGTAGAAGCAGGCGGTATTGTGGCGACTTGGGATCCGCATACACATCCATTGGTAACAGAAGTTGCTGGTAAAGTACGTTTCAGCCAGATTGCTGATGGCGTGACGGTTACTTCTAAAACTGATGATGCAACAGGTATGTCAACCATCGAAATCTTGCCAGTGACTTCACGTCCTGCGTCAGGTAAAGATTTGCGTCCTGCTGTTGTGTTAGACACAGTAGATGGTGGTGAACAGTTCTACTTCCTGCCACAGAATACGATTCTTTCTGTTCGCGATGGCGAAACGATTGGTGTCGGTGATGTCATCGGTCGTGTACCACAAGAAACTTCACGTACCCGTGATATTACCGGTGGTCTGCCGCGTGTAGCTGACTTGTTCGAAGCACGTAAGCCGAAAGAGCATGCAATCCTTGCAGAAGTGTCGGGTGTTGTAAGCTTTGGTAAAGAGACCAAAGGTAAGAACCGTCTGGTGATTACGCCGGATGATGGCTCTGAGATTTATGAAGAGCTGATTCCGAAATGGCGTACCATTAACGTGTTCGAAGGCGAACATGTGAACCGTGGTGAAACTATTTCTGATGGTCCACAGAACCCGCACGATATCTTACGTTTGAAAGGCGAAGTTGCGCTTACAAACTACATCGTGAACGAAGTTCAGGACGTATACCGTCTGCAAGGTGTAAAAATCAACGACAAGCATATTGAAGTCATCGTACGTCAAATGCTGCGTAAAGTTGATATCACTGATGGTGGCGATACCAGCTTCATCAAAGGCGAACAAGTGGATTACATCCGCGTTGTTCAAGAAAACCAAGCAGTTCTTGCACAAAACAAGTTCCCTGCGAAGTTTGAACGTCAAT encodes the following:
- the rpoB gene encoding DNA-directed RNA polymerase subunit beta — its product is MAYSYTEKKRIRKNFGKLPSVMDAPYLLAIQVDSYRTFLQDGKSPKNREDIGLQAAFRSVFPIESYSGNAALEFVEYSLGKPEFDVRECILRGSTYAAPMRVKIRLILKDRETKSIKDVREQEVYMGEMPLMTDNGTFVINGTERVIVSQLHRSPGVFFDHDKGKTHSSGKVLYSARIIPYRGSWLDFEFDAKDLVYVRIDRRRKLLATVVLRALGYSNENILDMFYEKVPVYLDMGSYQIDLVPERLRGEMAQFDILDKDGKAIVEQGKRINARHVRQMEASGLEKLAVPDEYLYERITAEDIPLKDGDVIAANTVLSHEIMVKIAEGGVKQFNILFTNDIDRGSFVADSLRADTTSNREEALVEIYKVMRPGEPPTKEAAENLFNNLFFSSERYDLSPVGRMKFNRRLGRPYEVGTDQKSREVEGILSNEDITDVLKTLVEIRNGKGEVDDIDHLGNRRVRSVGEMTENQFRVGLVRVERAVKERLSQAETDNLSPQDLINAKPVAAAIKEFFGSSQLSQFMDQNNPLSEITHKRRVSALGPGGLTRERAGFEVRDVHQTHYGRVCPIETPEGPNIGLINSLSVYAKCNNFGFLETPYRKVVDGRVTDEVEYLSAIEEVGTVIAQADSAMDKDGNLTEEFVSVRHQGDFVRIPPEKVTHMDVSAQQVVSVAASLIPFLEHDDANRALMGSNMQRQAVPTLIADKPLVGTGMEANVAHDSGVCVIAQRGGRIEFVDASRVVIRVNEDEMIAGEAGVDIYNLIKYTRSNQNTCINQKVLVNLGDKVGRGDVLADGPSTDGGELALGQNMRVAFMTWNGYNYEDSILLSERVLQEDRLTSIHIQELSCVARDTKLGAEEITADIPNVGEAALSKLDESGIVYIGAEVTAGDILVGKVTPKGETQLTPEEKLLRAIFGEKAADVKDSSLRVPSGTKGTVIDVQVFTRDGLEKDERAQAIEKAQLDAYRKDLKEEFKIFEEAARERVIRLLNGQESNGGGTTKRGDKLSEDVLSGLELVDLLEIQPVDEAIAERLTQIQVFLKEKSFEIDEKFAEKKRKLSTGDELTTGVLKVVKVYLAVKRRIQPGDKMAGRHGNKGVVSNILPVEDMPHDANGVPVDIVLNPLGVPSRMNVGQILETHLGMAAKGLGDQIDKMMKEQRTVLELRDFLDKIYNKVGGEQEDLDSLTDEEILKLSGNLRAGVPLATPVFDGAEEGQIKELLQLAGLSSTGQTVLYDGRTGERFDRPVTVGYMYMLKLNHLVDDKMHARSTGSYSLVTQQPLGGKAQFGGQRFGEMEVWALEAYGAAYTLQEMLTVKSDDVEGRTRIYKNIVDGNHYMDPGMPESFNVLTKEIRSLGINIELKNGD
- the rpoC gene encoding DNA-directed RNA polymerase subunit beta', producing MKDLLDIMRKKTDSDGHAPVEFDRIRIGLASPEMIKSWSHGEVKKPETINYRTFKPERDGLFCAKIFGPVKDYECLCGKYKRMKYKGVICEKCGVEVTTAKVRRERMGHIELASPVAHIWFLKSLPSRIGLLLDMTLRDIERVLYFESYVVTDPGMTPFEKYQLLNDEEYFNALEEHGDEFTAKMGAEAVQDLLKDIDLEAEIARLREEIPVTTSETKLKKASKRLKLMEAFNDSNNKPEWMVLTVLPVLPPDLRPLVPLEGGRFATSDLNDLYRRVINRNNRLKRLLDLAAPDIIVRNEKRMLQESVDALLDNGRRGRAITGSNKRPLKSLADMIKGKQGRFRQNLLGKRVDYSGRSVITVGPNLRLHQCGLPKKMALELFKPFIFAKLQASGQATTIKAAKKMVERETPEVWDVLAHVIRQHPVMLNRAPTLHRLGLQAFEPILIEGKAIRLHPLVCAAFNADFDGDQMAVHVPLTLEAQLEARALMMSTNNILSPANGEPIIVPSQDVVLGLYYITRDAINAKGEGMVFADTHEVNRALATGQVDLHARVKARVHQTVIDEDGNREQQTIIVDTTPGRCLLWEVVPEGMDFQQINVEMTKKNISKLINSCYRKLGLKDTVIFADQLMYLGFRQATRSGVSVGMEDMVIPPQKQAIIGKAEAEVREIEQQFEQGFVTAGERYNKVVDIWARTNDQVAKAMMDNLSFTTVKNKQGEDEKQKSFNSIYMMSDSGARGSAAQIRQLAGMRGLMAKPDGSIIETPIKANFREGLTVLQYFISTHGARKGLADTALKTANSGYLTRRLVDVAQDLVITEPDCGTYDGLVMTPFIQGGDVIENLGARVLGRVVAEDVKRVGTDEVLLPRNTLIDEKLATFIESQGVDEIKVRSVVNCASTFGVCAKCYGRDLARGHQVNPGESVGVMAAQSIGEPGTQLTMRTFHVGGAASRTSAANSVQVRNQGTVRFHNVKTVQHAKGHLVSTSRSGEIGIADDLGRERERYKLPYGASILLKDGEAVEAGGIVATWDPHTHPLVTEVAGKVRFSQIADGVTVTSKTDDATGMSTIEILPVTSRPASGKDLRPAVVLDTVDGGEQFYFLPQNTILSVRDGETIGVGDVIGRVPQETSRTRDITGGLPRVADLFEARKPKEHAILAEVSGVVSFGKETKGKNRLVITPDDGSEIYEELIPKWRTINVFEGEHVNRGETISDGPQNPHDILRLKGEVALTNYIVNEVQDVYRLQGVKINDKHIEVIVRQMLRKVDITDGGDTSFIKGEQVDYIRVVQENQAVLAQNKFPAKFERQLMGITKASLSTDSFISAASFQETTRVLTEAAVTGKEDDLRGLKENVVVGRLIPAGTGLAYHLERRRQEAEAAEFELHNDFSDVDQALSQAFNEEF